The sequence TTCAAATTTATTTCCTTTTTTCTGTTTAAGCCCCTCTTTTGCATTATTTAGAGCAAGGAGAGAAAGTTGTTTCTTTTTCCCCAGTTTAGCGTAATTTAAGATTACATTAGAACCTTTCTTTGCAGAAAGGAACTCGCCTATAAGTTCCATATCGGAAAACGTAAAGGGAATAATTATTTCCTTTGGAATATAAAAAGAAGCATCATAAAACTGTTTGATAAATTCCTTTAAGACCTCTTCTTTTTCTTCTCCTGATTTGAAGAACATATTTTTACTGCCAAGCATTTTCCCGTTTCTTATAAACATTACGGTAACGCAAGTTTTTTCCTCGTCATCGTAAATACCCAAAACATCTATATCCGAATTTTTAGGTGCAGATATTTTCTGCTTTTCGGATATTTGATTTATATGATTTATCCTGTCTCTTAACTCGCCTGCAAGTTCAAATTTAAGTTCACTGCTCGCCTTTTCCATATCGGCTTTAAGTTTCTTTAATATACCATCTTCTTTACCATTAAGAAAACGGATAATTTCTTTTATATTGTTATTATAGTCTTCTTTGGAAATATATTTCATACACGGACAGGAGCATTGATTTATATGGTAATTAAGACATTCTCTGCCCTTATACTCTTTTTTCAAATCAAGATTGCAACTTCTTATTCCATACGTTTTTCTAAGAAGGTCGATTACCTCTTTTACTGAATAGGAACTCACGTATGGGCCAAAAAATTTATCCTTTTTATTATCCACCTTTCTTGTCATCATAATTCGGGGATAATCTTCCGATGTTGTAATTTTTATATATGGAAAAGTTTTATCGTCTTTTAGTAAAATATTATATTTGGGACGATGCCTTTTTATAAGATTGCATTCCAAAATAAGCGCTTCAATTTCAGAATCGGTTACAATCCAGTTAAGGTCATAAATGCAGTCTATCATTTTTAAAACCTTGTTATTATGGTTTGCACTTTTTACAAAATAT is a genomic window of Oscillospiraceae bacterium containing:
- the uvrC gene encoding excinuclease ABC subunit UvrC, with product MNIFSYPLLIEGVKVNGVIKEKLKMLPDKPGVYIMKDELNNIIYVGKAKILKNRVRSYFVKSANHNNKVLKMIDCIYDLNWIVTDSEIEALILECNLIKRHRPKYNILLKDDKTFPYIKITTSEDYPRIMMTRKVDNKKDKFFGPYVSSYSVKEVIDLLRKTYGIRSCNLDLKKEYKGRECLNYHINQCSCPCMKYISKEDYNNNIKEIIRFLNGKEDGILKKLKADMEKASSELKFELAGELRDRINHINQISEKQKISAPKNSDIDVLGIYDDEEKTCVTVMFIRNGKMLGSKNMFFKSGEEKEEVLKEFIKQFYDASFYIPKEIIIPFTFSDMELIGEFLSAKKGSNVILNYAKLGKKKQLSLLALNNAKEGLKQKKGNKFESGLYELKELLNLEKIPERIEVYDISNTGGKDIVGFMTVFENGKPNPKEYRKFKIKYHTEQDDYGAMYEVIYRRLIHYLEDRLKLENGEDREKLKFINLPDLIFVDGGMNHVKVGKNAVKMAELSIDVFGLVKDNKHKTRDITDDCKEYECYLKKNAFNLVSKMQDETHNQAVKFHHHLRTNNLIRSDLLNIDGIGDKTRQKLFSYFETIDNIKNASKEELNKVVNKTLAEKIYNYYHKNE